The following DNA comes from Anastrepha obliqua isolate idAnaObli1 chromosome 1, idAnaObli1_1.0, whole genome shotgun sequence.
atacaaaactaTTATTAACTACCAGTACTCCAACATCCTATCATTACTAATTTTGGCCTTTCTTTCGAACAGAAACCGCGTTAAGACCCAGCCATTGGAGCTCGTCAACAACGACGGCGTACTTATGTATCTGGTAATGATCTACAACGACGCCACCCAGCAAATCAACCTCTCAATACTACAAAAGCGATCTGCAGCGAAGTATCGCTCGCATGTGATTGTGCTTATCAACAATTCGGATGCCATCACCGACGCTTGGTTGCGTAGCACCTTTGCGATCTTCTGGCAGATTTGGTATCTCAACGTTGTAATAATGTTTGAACGCGATGGCGAGCTGCACGTCTATAGATACAGCCCGTTCGCCGACgatttgcttataaaaattcatttcaaccaGCGCACGCTACCGCGCAGGGACGAGCTCTTCCCGAAGAAGCTGCCGGATATGGGCGGCAAAGGGTTgcgcgtgtgtatgtattaCGACGAAGTGCGTGCCATCTTCGAAAATGACAACGACAACCAACACATAACCGGTAGTGATGGACTCATGTCCGCGTTTATCGCGGAACGTTTCAATGCTAAGCGTGTCATAAATCGTGTTAGTAGCTTTGGTAACTTTACATTGAAAGCGGATATTTGTTTTAAGGAAATTGCGCAGGAGATAGACGACGTGGCATTAAATATACGTTTCCTGGCGCCGGTGACTTTTTTACGACAAGTTGAATACACGATCGTGCACGGCCGCGATGATCTATGCATGTTAGTGCCCAAGGCCAAGATCGCAACAACATTTTGGAATCTGTTTCGTTCCTTCACAGTGCCGGTTTGGTTGTCCATATGTGTCTCGATACCGCTGGGCTACCTATTTTGTAATTTAGTGCATCTGCGTCTGCATAAGTCGGAATGCGATCTACTTCAATTGTACGCCACCACACTAACAATGCCATTAACGCGCATTCCGACGCGCACCCCGCTGcgcatatttcttttttattggctCTTCTACGGCATGTTGATTTGTAATGCTTTCAAGGGGAATCTCACAAGTAGTCTCGTCTTTCGCACTTATCTGGAGGACATCAACACCCTAAAGGATTTAGCCGAGTCACCTTATAACATGCTGATTTTTGCCAGGCATATCAAGCATATAAATCGTTCACTCAACATTAGTAATCCCTACGAAGCCATTATCAAGCGCAAAGTAGTTGTTGTGCCCGATGAATACTTTGTAGATAAAATCCAAGAAAATAACTTGGCATACGCGTATCTCCTAAAAAGACATTTTGCGGTGTTCCGTGCGAACGCGCGTATTCACTCATACTCGGGCAGACCGCTCTTCCATGTGATGTCCACTTGCCTGGTGCCATTTCATGCTGTCTACATCGTGCCTTATGGGTCGCCATATTTGGGCTTTATTAACACGCTGATACGCAGCTCGCACGAGTTCGGCTTTAGCATCCATTGGGAGCGGCTGATGAACGCAGCCTTCATAGAGTCTGGGAAGAAGACCGTTCGCAATCCCATGAACGCCGATGATCCGGTTGTGCTTAATTTGGCGCATTTTCAAGCGGCTTTCGGTCTGCTATTGGTTGGATTGACAATagcttttgtaatatttgtgtgGGAGCTCTTTAAACATCGAAATTCACAggttttggaagaaaaaaagtCCGATTTCAGTGTGCACTTTATAAAAGCTAAGGCAAAACCATGATTTGTTGAAAAGTCACTTAACTGTTTCGCGATGCGTAAGTAGGACTATGCGAACTAGAGGAACTATGAAAAGCCTACAAACTAtacatttgaaaaataacattttGGTCATTTTGCGCTTTACTTTACGCTTAGtgaaagtgaaaaacaacccaCAAAGAACCCACAAAAACAAGCACGCAAGAAAAATATTAGTTCATGCCGTAAATCTAAGGCCGCATGCAAAACGCATTTCATTCGCTTACCATTTTTCGCTCTTCTAAAGCTCTATTCGCCTCCTTCAGCGCTAAAACTTCATTTGTCAGTCTTTGTACTTCGTAATTGGTTACATTGCCAGCTGTGGCCGCATTTGGCAGGTTCTCAGCGCTAACTTCTGTTGGCGGCTTCTTGGCACCAACCAGCGGCGTTGTGTTGTTCTTCTTCGTAAGCTCCACGGCATTTTGTAGTCTCTTTActtcatttttccattttcgtgTCTCCGACTCATTTTGTGcgctatgaaaaaaaatatttgatacaaTTCAggaaatttacacacacacacttaccgCAATACACGCACAGCGCCCCTTTCGGTTGTCAAGCTGGACTTCAGTTCATTGATTTCCAGCCTAAGCTGTTCTGTGAGCGCATTCAGCTTTTGT
Coding sequences within:
- the LOC129253278 gene encoding uncharacterized protein LOC129253278, which encodes MPLSLWYALLGVTAFWSLNSAQPLLESSDSATKGTLIDKASSILCSFQTKLVYVYFENETSFGYSGEILRHLSDCRTSYVTMRNRVKTQPLELVNNDGVLMYLVMIYNDATQQINLSILQKRSAAKYRSHVIVLINNSDAITDAWLRSTFAIFWQIWYLNVVIMFERDGELHVYRYSPFADDLLIKIHFNQRTLPRRDELFPKKLPDMGGKGLRVCMYYDEVRAIFENDNDNQHITGSDGLMSAFIAERFNAKRVINRVSSFGNFTLKADICFKEIAQEIDDVALNIRFLAPVTFLRQVEYTIVHGRDDLCMLVPKAKIATTFWNLFRSFTVPVWLSICVSIPLGYLFCNLVHLRLHKSECDLLQLYATTLTMPLTRIPTRTPLRIFLFYWLFYGMLICNAFKGNLTSSLVFRTYLEDINTLKDLAESPYNMLIFARHIKHINRSLNISNPYEAIIKRKVVVVPDEYFVDKIQENNLAYAYLLKRHFAVFRANARIHSYSGRPLFHVMSTCLVPFHAVYIVPYGSPYLGFINTLIRSSHEFGFSIHWERLMNAAFIESGKKTVRNPMNADDPVVLNLAHFQAAFGLLLVGLTIAFVIFVWELFKHRNSQVLEEKKSDFSVHFIKAKAKP